In a single window of the Caproicibacterium sp. BJN0003 genome:
- the sigE gene encoding RNA polymerase sporulation sigma factor SigE — protein MEILAEIRKIIFSLLKGHVHYINGPETLPPPLSKTEEAKVMQDIMDEKPNAREPLITHNLRLVVYIAKKFESPNANVEDLISIGTIGLIKAVNTFCPERKIKLATYASRCIENEILMYLRKSSQLRCEVSIDDPLNVDWDGNELLLSDILGSESDLVSGGVEQEAEKRMLLSAVQGLVPREREIMELRFGLNHHKEHTQKQVADALGISQSYISRLEKKIIQRLRKNLEKVG, from the coding sequence ATGGAAATTTTGGCAGAAATCCGAAAAATCATTTTTAGTTTATTAAAAGGGCATGTACATTATATCAATGGACCAGAAACACTGCCTCCGCCGCTTTCAAAAACGGAAGAAGCAAAAGTAATGCAGGACATTATGGATGAAAAACCAAATGCGAGGGAACCGCTTATTACGCATAATCTTCGGCTTGTTGTTTATATTGCAAAAAAGTTTGAATCGCCCAACGCGAATGTAGAGGACTTGATCTCAATTGGGACAATCGGATTGATCAAAGCAGTTAATACATTTTGTCCAGAGAGAAAAATTAAACTTGCCACTTATGCATCTCGATGTATCGAAAACGAAATTTTAATGTATCTGCGAAAATCCAGTCAGTTAAGATGTGAAGTCTCTATTGATGATCCGCTCAATGTTGATTGGGATGGCAATGAACTTTTGCTTTCTGATATTTTGGGAAGCGAAAGTGATTTGGTTTCCGGTGGAGTGGAGCAAGAGGCGGAAAAAAGGATGCTTCTTTCGGCGGTACAGGGGTTGGTTCCGCGAGAGCGCGAAATTATGGAACTGCGTTTTGGGCTCAATCATCATAAAGAACATACGCAAAAACAAGTGGCCGATGCACTGGGAATTTCACAGTCGTATATTTCTAGATTAGAAAAAAAGATCATTCAACGGCTGAGAAAAAATTTAGAAAAAGTTGGATAA
- the sigG gene encoding RNA polymerase sporulation sigma factor SigG produces the protein MASAKVEICGVNTAKLQVLTEKQKIELLKKMKAGDPNAREELIKGNLRLVLSVIQRFTNRGENPDDLFQVGCIGLMKAIDHFDINQGVRFSTYGVPMIVGEIRRYLRDNNAIRVSRSLRDTAYKAMQAKERMTASLSREPTIDELSKELGRPREEVVLALGSVVEPVSLYEPVFSDGGDTIYVMDQVGDHNDDNNWLDEIALKQALLDLNNREKKILALRFFKGKTQMEVAQEIGISQAQVSRLEKAALGKIKRNL, from the coding sequence ATGGCTTCAGCAAAAGTTGAAATCTGTGGGGTCAATACAGCAAAATTACAGGTCCTTACCGAAAAGCAAAAGATAGAGCTTTTAAAAAAGATGAAAGCGGGCGACCCGAATGCCCGTGAAGAATTGATCAAGGGAAATCTGCGGCTTGTTCTCAGTGTGATTCAGAGATTTACGAACCGTGGAGAAAATCCGGATGATTTGTTTCAGGTTGGATGTATTGGACTAATGAAGGCAATCGACCATTTTGATATTAACCAAGGGGTTCGTTTTTCCACTTATGGAGTACCAATGATCGTGGGAGAGATTCGCCGTTATCTGCGGGATAATAATGCGATTCGGGTATCCCGCTCTCTGCGTGATACCGCCTATAAAGCAATGCAGGCAAAAGAACGCATGACCGCTTCTCTTTCTAGAGAACCAACAATAGACGAATTGAGCAAAGAACTGGGCCGCCCTCGGGAAGAAGTCGTTTTGGCACTTGGTTCTGTTGTGGAGCCGGTTTCTCTTTATGAGCCGGTATTTTCTGACGGCGGCGATACCATTTATGTGATGGATCAGGTGGGAGATCATAATGATGATAACAATTGGTTGGACGAAATTGCGCTAAAACAGGCTCTTCTCGATTTAAATAATCGGGAAAAGAAAATTCTTGCTTTGCGCTTCTTTAAAGGAAAGACGCAGATGGAGGTCGCACAGGAAATTGGAATTTCTCAGGCACAAGTATCACGTTTGGAAAAAGCGGCTCTTGGAAAAATCAAAAGGAATTTATGA
- a CDS encoding M24 family metallopeptidase → MTVREKIQALRREMDRYKVDAVIVPTSDPHLSEYPPMCWQARNWLTGFTGSAGTLVVTKEEAGLWTDGRYFLQAESELSGSHIKLYRMGVKGVPTISVFLAAKIPAGRAAVDGMVCPARTAFVIENALKKVDAELVDLDLILRIWKEGRPALPNSTIVTLADSFSGQSAKDKIKLIRKHLKELGTQAQLYSLLEDTAWGTNLRGSDIDYNPFFLSYFLVTEEDVILYVEKDRLSKEARDSLEENNIEVRPYGALQKNLQQDFGGCKFLVSLPNICWTCVRLLIQNPTVTVVYGSDVIMNLKGVKNETELSNLRTAHLWDGVALTKFAVWLSNRMKSGIPTGEYDVCEKLKALRAALPENRGESFATIAAFGKNAAMMHYEPTKEKYSMIEPHGFLLIDSGGQFLTGTTDVTRTFSMGPLTEEERESYTFVLKAHISLAMAHFPEGTTGGALDALSREQVWKVGQDYRCGTGHGVGYYGGVHEGPQNFCPGSPIPLKVGMTITDEPGIYKDEKFGIRIENMLEVVFWKNTEYGDFYGFRPLTLFPIDTTPLCLEVMTREEKEYLNQYHKTVYEKLSPLLEKEEREWLQRACRPVSEGGNL, encoded by the coding sequence TTGACAGTTCGGGAAAAAATTCAGGCTTTGCGTCGGGAGATGGACCGGTACAAAGTGGATGCGGTGATCGTTCCCACCAGTGATCCTCATTTGAGTGAGTATCCACCAATGTGCTGGCAAGCGAGAAACTGGCTTACCGGTTTTACTGGGAGCGCGGGAACTTTAGTTGTAACGAAAGAAGAGGCCGGATTATGGACGGATGGGCGGTACTTCCTGCAGGCCGAGTCCGAACTTTCCGGCAGCCATATTAAACTTTATCGAATGGGTGTCAAAGGAGTTCCTACGATTTCGGTTTTTCTCGCCGCTAAAATTCCGGCAGGCAGAGCAGCTGTAGATGGAATGGTTTGTCCGGCCAGAACAGCATTTGTGATTGAAAATGCGCTGAAAAAAGTGGATGCGGAACTGGTCGATCTTGATTTGATATTACGGATCTGGAAAGAAGGACGCCCAGCTCTGCCCAATTCGACGATTGTGACTTTGGCGGATTCCTTTTCAGGACAGTCTGCGAAAGATAAAATAAAATTAATTCGGAAACATCTCAAAGAATTGGGAACGCAGGCACAGCTTTATAGTTTGTTGGAGGATACCGCATGGGGAACAAATTTGCGCGGCAGCGATATTGACTACAATCCCTTCTTCCTATCTTACTTTTTGGTTACGGAAGAGGATGTGATCCTTTACGTAGAAAAGGACAGGCTGTCTAAAGAAGCGCGGGATTCCCTTGAGGAGAATAACATCGAAGTTCGCCCGTATGGCGCTTTGCAGAAAAACTTGCAGCAGGATTTTGGCGGCTGCAAGTTTCTTGTGAGTCTTCCGAATATCTGTTGGACTTGTGTGCGCCTGTTGATTCAAAATCCAACGGTCACTGTTGTTTATGGGTCTGATGTGATTATGAATCTAAAAGGCGTTAAGAATGAAACGGAGCTTTCTAATTTACGAACTGCGCATTTATGGGACGGCGTTGCTCTAACCAAATTTGCGGTGTGGTTATCCAATCGAATGAAAAGCGGAATTCCTACGGGGGAATACGATGTCTGCGAAAAATTGAAAGCACTTCGTGCTGCATTGCCGGAAAATCGCGGAGAGAGCTTTGCAACGATTGCAGCTTTCGGGAAAAATGCGGCAATGATGCATTATGAGCCTACAAAAGAAAAATATTCTATGATAGAGCCGCATGGATTTTTGCTAATTGATTCCGGCGGGCAGTTTCTGACCGGCACGACCGATGTGACCAGAACATTTTCAATGGGGCCGCTTACTGAAGAGGAACGCGAGAGCTATACATTTGTATTGAAAGCCCATATTAGTCTTGCTATGGCGCATTTTCCGGAAGGAACGACCGGAGGAGCATTGGATGCGCTTTCGAGAGAACAAGTCTGGAAAGTCGGGCAGGATTATCGCTGCGGAACAGGACATGGAGTTGGATATTATGGCGGAGTTCATGAGGGACCGCAGAATTTTTGTCCGGGCAGCCCGATCCCGCTTAAAGTTGGAATGACAATTACAGATGAACCCGGTATTTATAAGGATGAAAAATTTGGAATTCGGATTGAGAATATGTTGGAAGTCGTTTTTTGGAAAAATACAGAGTATGGTGACTTTTATGGGTTCCGTCCGCTTACATTGTTTCCAATTGATACAACTCCGCTCTGTTTGGAGGTGATGACGCGGGAAGAAAAGGAATATTTGAATCAATATCATAAAACAGTCTATGAAAAGTTGTCTCCCCTTCTTGAAAAAGAAGAACGTGAATGGCTGCAAAGGGCATGTCGCCCAGTTTCTGAAGGAGGAAATTTATGA
- a CDS encoding MATE family efflux transporter: MGKDKSIEKNSSAADFNQYLFNRRTLIALILPLVAEQLLSILEGLADSIMIASVGEAAVSGVSLVDSIMVLVNLIFSAMAAGGAVVAGQYLGQKNAERADESARQLMWVMLALSIIVTALLYLCRWFILHVVFGQIDENVMYNADVYLLIVAASVPFIALYNGGAAIFRAMGDSKTSMRVSLLMNIINVIGNGLLIFEFHRGTEGVAIPTLVSRMVAAFLMLFLLKKSGRTISIPTDTPYRPDWKIIKNILRIGIPNGLENGMFQLGKIIILSLVSTFGTYSIAANAVGNTIGNFQTMSGMAMSLAVVTVISQCMGAGDVKQARYYVKKLMKITYLFMDVFGILILLGLPFVMKVYGLSQEATNAATLLLTIHGVSAMLIWPLSFTLPNVFRAAGDVKFSMIVSTASMWIFRIIFSYVFGQYLGFGVVGVWAAMIVDWICRISFFVPHYFRGKWTSYKAV; encoded by the coding sequence TTGGGAAAAGATAAATCTATAGAAAAAAATTCTTCGGCGGCTGATTTTAATCAATATTTATTTAATCGTCGTACTCTGATTGCATTGATTTTGCCTTTAGTGGCGGAACAACTCCTGTCAATTTTGGAAGGACTTGCAGATTCAATTATGATTGCAAGTGTAGGGGAGGCAGCTGTTTCAGGGGTCTCGCTGGTAGATAGTATTATGGTCCTTGTAAACTTGATCTTTTCTGCGATGGCGGCCGGAGGTGCCGTTGTTGCGGGACAATATCTCGGTCAGAAAAACGCAGAAAGAGCAGATGAATCCGCTCGGCAGCTGATGTGGGTTATGCTGGCCTTATCGATCATCGTAACAGCACTTCTGTATTTGTGCAGGTGGTTTATTCTTCATGTGGTGTTTGGTCAAATTGATGAGAATGTCATGTATAATGCGGATGTCTATTTATTAATTGTAGCAGCTTCTGTGCCATTTATTGCTCTTTATAACGGTGGTGCGGCAATTTTTCGCGCGATGGGCGATTCAAAAACTTCTATGCGTGTTTCACTTCTCATGAATATCATCAACGTGATTGGAAATGGGCTTTTGATTTTTGAATTTCATCGCGGAACTGAGGGTGTTGCAATTCCGACTTTGGTTTCACGTATGGTTGCGGCATTTTTAATGCTGTTTTTACTGAAAAAATCCGGTAGAACCATTTCAATCCCTACTGATACTCCTTATCGTCCGGATTGGAAAATTATTAAAAATATTCTTCGGATTGGGATTCCGAATGGACTTGAAAACGGAATGTTTCAGCTTGGAAAAATCATTATTTTAAGTTTGGTTTCCACTTTTGGAACTTATTCTATCGCAGCGAATGCAGTGGGCAATACCATTGGAAACTTTCAGACAATGTCCGGGATGGCCATGTCTCTTGCAGTTGTTACCGTGATTTCACAGTGTATGGGAGCAGGCGACGTAAAACAAGCGCGTTATTATGTGAAAAAATTAATGAAAATCACCTACCTTTTCATGGACGTTTTTGGAATCTTGATCTTATTGGGGCTGCCTTTTGTTATGAAAGTTTATGGACTTTCTCAAGAAGCTACAAATGCAGCAACGCTTCTTTTAACGATTCACGGCGTTTCTGCAATGTTGATCTGGCCTTTGTCATTTACACTTCCCAATGTTTTTCGTGCTGCGGGAGATGTAAAATTCAGTATGATCGTTTCCACAGCTTCTATGTGGATCTTTCGAATCATTTTCAGTTATGTATTTGGGCAGTATCTTGGATTTGGCGTAGTCGGTGTGTGGGCAGCGATGATTGTGGACTGGATCTGCCGCATTAGCTTTTTTGTTCCTCACTATTTTCGTGGGAAATGGACTTCTTATAAAGCAGTTTAA
- a CDS encoding CCA tRNA nucleotidyltransferase produces MDFLIPEEIKKICTSLQSAGFEACLVGGCLRDLLLQKEPHDWDITTSALPKQTEEVLSKEFYCRETGIQHGTITVFADNISAEVTTYRIDGNYSDHRRPDTVLFTRNLTEDLKRRDFTINAMAWDGTLTDPFGGQKDLSSKIIRCVGNPNDRFQEDGLRILRALRFASTLDFFIEPKTAQSIHQNRWLLKSIAMERICSELLRLICGEGAARILDEYQDVFFVFLPELLPETKCPQNNPYHIYDVWHHTLKALENVPPTPDRRLATLLHDIGKPSCHTTDKNGIDHFHGHGKAGVSLSQAILHRLRCPKKFSDLIVSAVHYHDILYTDDEHLIRRRLQKLGEPLFFLILDLKRGDTAGQNPLYFSRLEELNRIETHAQKIIAEGNCFSLKQLAVNGNDLLNAGVSPGPQMGKILRFLLEAVISGQCANTKSELIQYYQTNFSEDDLL; encoded by the coding sequence ATGGATTTTTTGATTCCGGAAGAAATCAAAAAGATTTGTACTTCTTTACAAAGCGCTGGCTTTGAAGCTTGTTTGGTCGGAGGCTGTCTGAGGGATCTTTTACTCCAAAAAGAACCCCACGACTGGGATATCACCACCTCTGCTCTTCCAAAGCAAACGGAAGAGGTCCTTTCAAAAGAGTTTTATTGCCGGGAAACCGGAATTCAGCACGGAACCATTACCGTATTTGCAGATAACATCTCTGCAGAAGTTACCACCTATCGTATTGATGGAAATTATTCCGATCATCGAAGGCCTGATACTGTCCTTTTTACCAGAAACCTAACTGAAGATTTAAAGCGGCGGGATTTCACCATTAATGCGATGGCATGGGATGGAACTCTCACAGATCCTTTTGGTGGGCAAAAAGATTTATCTTCTAAAATCATTCGCTGTGTCGGAAATCCTAATGACCGATTTCAAGAAGATGGTCTTCGAATTTTAAGAGCACTGCGCTTTGCTTCAACTCTTGACTTTTTTATTGAGCCGAAAACTGCACAAAGTATTCATCAAAACCGGTGGCTTTTAAAATCAATCGCAATGGAACGAATTTGCTCTGAACTTCTTCGCCTTATTTGCGGAGAGGGCGCCGCACGAATTTTGGATGAATACCAAGATGTATTTTTTGTCTTCCTTCCGGAGCTTTTGCCGGAAACGAAATGCCCGCAAAATAATCCTTATCATATTTATGATGTTTGGCATCATACCCTTAAAGCTCTTGAAAACGTTCCCCCTACCCCAGATCGACGTTTAGCCACCTTACTCCACGATATTGGAAAGCCTTCCTGTCATACAACTGATAAAAATGGAATTGATCACTTTCATGGTCACGGAAAAGCCGGCGTCAGTTTATCCCAAGCGATTCTACATCGGTTGCGCTGCCCGAAAAAATTTTCCGATCTGATCGTTTCCGCCGTACATTACCATGACATTCTTTATACCGATGACGAACACCTGATTCGTCGCCGTCTGCAAAAGCTGGGGGAACCACTTTTCTTTTTGATCCTAGATTTAAAGCGTGGGGATACTGCTGGGCAAAATCCTCTTTATTTTAGCCGCTTGGAAGAATTAAATCGCATTGAAACACACGCTCAAAAAATCATTGCGGAAGGAAATTGTTTTTCTTTAAAACAATTAGCAGTAAATGGGAATGATCTTTTAAACGCTGGAGTTTCTCCTGGTCCGCAGATGGGAAAGATTCTTCGTTTTTTATTGGAAGCCGTCATTAGCGGCCAATGTGCCAATACAAAATCCGAATTGATTCAGTATTATCAAACCAATTTTTCTGAAGATGACCTTCTCTAA
- the rpsB gene encoding 30S ribosomal protein S2: MSVVSMKQLLEAGVHFGHQTRRWNPKMAPYIFTERNGIYIIDLQKTVKKLEEAYNFIRDISADGKSVLFVGTKKQAQESVKEEAERAGAYYVNARWLGGMLTNFRTIRRRIDRLRQLQAMEEDGTFDLLPKKEVVKLKLEIEKLEKFLGGIKDMKALPGALFIVDPRKERIAVSEARKLHIPIVAIVDTNCDPDEIDYVIPGNDDAIRAVKLISATMANAVIEGHEGQQGAAEEQEKVEEGKDAE; this comes from the coding sequence ATGTCAGTCGTATCTATGAAACAACTGCTTGAAGCAGGCGTCCATTTTGGACATCAGACCCGTCGCTGGAACCCGAAGATGGCTCCTTATATTTTTACGGAGCGTAATGGAATCTACATTATTGATCTCCAGAAGACCGTTAAAAAGTTGGAAGAGGCCTATAACTTTATTCGTGATATTTCTGCGGATGGAAAGAGCGTTCTGTTTGTCGGCACAAAGAAACAGGCTCAGGAGTCTGTAAAAGAAGAAGCTGAACGCGCTGGTGCTTACTATGTAAATGCTCGGTGGCTTGGCGGTATGCTCACAAACTTCCGTACCATTCGTCGTCGTATCGATCGTCTCCGTCAGCTCCAAGCAATGGAAGAGGACGGTACTTTCGATCTGCTTCCCAAGAAGGAAGTTGTTAAACTGAAGCTCGAAATCGAAAAATTGGAGAAATTCCTTGGCGGCATTAAAGACATGAAAGCTCTGCCGGGTGCACTCTTTATTGTCGATCCCCGCAAGGAGCGCATTGCTGTTTCTGAAGCACGCAAGCTCCATATTCCGATCGTTGCAATCGTTGATACCAACTGCGACCCTGATGAAATCGACTATGTGATTCCGGGCAACGATGATGCAATTCGTGCTGTTAAGTTGATTTCTGCAACAATGGCAAACGCTGTAATTGAAGGCCATGAAGGCCAGCAGGGCGCTGCAGAAGAGCAGGAAAAAGTTGAAGAAGGCAAAGACGCAGAGTAA
- a CDS encoding YlmC/YmxH family sporulation protein — MTCRVFDMRRKEVINIRNGMRLGCVNDVEIDTETANILSLVVYGRLRFFGLFGREEDQIIPWNRITVIGSDTILVDCDLPVLPEHRSLFSHKRKETGKKSLY; from the coding sequence ATGACCTGCCGTGTTTTCGATATGCGGAGAAAAGAAGTAATTAATATTCGCAATGGGATGAGACTTGGATGTGTGAATGATGTGGAAATTGATACAGAGACAGCAAATATCCTTTCATTGGTGGTATATGGGCGTTTGCGCTTTTTCGGCCTTTTCGGAAGAGAAGAAGATCAGATCATTCCATGGAATAGAATCACAGTGATCGGCAGCGATACTATTTTAGTGGATTGTGATTTGCCGGTTCTGCCGGAACATCGGTCTTTGTTTTCACATAAAAGAAAAGAAACAGGGAAAAAAAGCTTGTACTAA
- a CDS encoding type II toxin-antitoxin system PemK/MazF family toxin: protein MNVKRGDIFYADLSPVVGSEQGGVRPVLIVQNDVGNRFSPTVIAAAITSQKGKANLPTHIYLDAGDTGLSKDSVVLLEQVRTLDKHRLKEKMGRLDQQSMNQVDQAISVSLGIGGRSRATT from the coding sequence ATGAATGTCAAGCGGGGAGATATTTTTTACGCAGATCTCAGTCCTGTCGTCGGATCAGAGCAGGGCGGAGTCAGGCCTGTATTGATTGTTCAAAACGATGTCGGAAACCGTTTTAGCCCAACCGTAATTGCAGCAGCGATTACAAGTCAAAAAGGGAAGGCGAATCTTCCGACGCATATTTATCTGGATGCCGGAGATACCGGCTTATCAAAGGACAGCGTGGTTCTTCTGGAGCAAGTCCGGACTCTTGATAAACACCGATTAAAAGAAAAAATGGGGCGCCTTGATCAACAGAGTATGAATCAGGTGGATCAGGCGATTTCCGTTAGTCTTGGAATCGGAGGACGCAGCAGGGCAACTACATAA
- a CDS encoding HD domain-containing protein — translation MEQERIKQQLYFLLETDKMKNILRRTVLTDQSRRETDAEHSWHLALMAMVLYEYACPHVDLDRAIKMCLIHDLIEIYAGDTFAYDVAGNQTKAVRESEAADKLYIQLPSDQGPQMRALWEEFDAMETPDAQYAAACDRLQPFLNNVATDGYTWKLGRVTRSQVYQRMDMVRIGMPPLWPFVVEKIENAVKNHELLPE, via the coding sequence TTGGAACAGGAACGAATCAAACAGCAGCTCTATTTTCTGCTGGAAACCGACAAGATGAAAAACATTCTTCGTAGAACTGTTTTAACAGATCAAAGCCGCCGTGAGACGGATGCAGAACACAGTTGGCACCTTGCACTGATGGCTATGGTTCTTTATGAATACGCATGTCCACACGTTGATCTTGACCGTGCAATCAAAATGTGCCTCATCCACGATTTAATCGAAATCTACGCTGGCGATACTTTTGCTTATGATGTTGCCGGAAACCAAACAAAAGCAGTACGAGAATCCGAAGCCGCAGACAAATTATACATTCAGCTTCCATCCGATCAGGGTCCTCAGATGCGGGCTCTTTGGGAAGAATTTGATGCAATGGAAACGCCGGATGCACAATACGCCGCTGCCTGTGACCGTCTGCAGCCATTTTTGAACAACGTCGCTACTGACGGATACACTTGGAAGCTCGGGCGTGTTACACGTTCTCAGGTGTATCAGCGAATGGATATGGTACGCATTGGTATGCCTCCCTTATGGCCATTTGTTGTTGAAAAAATAGAAAATGCCGTTAAAAATCATGAACTGCTCCCGGAATAA
- the tsf gene encoding translation elongation factor Ts — translation MAFTAKDVKELREKTGCGMMDCKKALTASDGDMDKALDFLREKGLAAATKKAGRIAAEGVAYAVSDDKAGVILEVNAETDFVAKNASFQEFVEICAKTILKENPADLDALLKCKAFGKEITVDEELKEKIYKIGENIKIRRFQRMEGVTADYIHAGGKIAVLVGFDVDPAIAAKDEFKEYAHNVGMQIAAMNPQFLDRNSVPEDVVEHEKKIASEQAAASGKPANVIEKMVVGKVNKTLKEICLVDQAYVKDSSLSVQKYTEQVAKELGGKITIKEFVRYEKGEGLEKRNENFAEEIKNLVK, via the coding sequence ATGGCTTTTACCGCAAAGGACGTAAAAGAGCTCCGTGAGAAGACCGGCTGCGGAATGATGGATTGTAAAAAAGCACTTACCGCATCCGATGGAGATATGGACAAGGCGCTGGATTTTCTGCGTGAAAAGGGACTGGCTGCCGCTACAAAAAAGGCTGGAAGAATTGCCGCAGAAGGTGTTGCATACGCTGTTTCTGATGACAAGGCCGGCGTGATTCTCGAAGTAAATGCAGAGACGGATTTTGTTGCAAAGAATGCTTCTTTCCAAGAGTTCGTTGAGATCTGTGCTAAGACAATCCTCAAAGAGAATCCGGCGGATTTGGATGCTTTGCTTAAATGTAAGGCTTTTGGCAAAGAGATCACAGTGGATGAAGAGCTCAAAGAAAAGATTTACAAGATCGGTGAGAATATTAAGATTCGCCGTTTTCAGCGCATGGAAGGCGTAACGGCTGATTATATTCATGCAGGTGGAAAGATTGCAGTTCTGGTTGGCTTCGATGTCGATCCGGCGATTGCAGCAAAGGATGAATTTAAGGAGTATGCACATAATGTGGGCATGCAGATTGCGGCAATGAATCCGCAGTTCTTAGATCGTAATTCTGTTCCTGAAGATGTTGTTGAGCACGAAAAGAAAATTGCAAGTGAGCAGGCAGCAGCTTCTGGAAAGCCCGCAAATGTCATTGAGAAAATGGTGGTCGGTAAGGTCAACAAGACTCTCAAGGAAATTTGCCTTGTAGATCAGGCTTATGTCAAAGACAGCAGCCTTTCTGTTCAGAAATACACTGAGCAGGTAGCAAAAGAGCTTGGCGGAAAGATTACAATTAAAGAATTTGTCCGTTATGAAAAAGGCGAGGGCCTCGAGAAGCGCAATGAGAATTTTGCAGAAGAGATCAAGAACCTCGTTAAATAA
- a CDS encoding sigma-E processing peptidase SpoIIGA: MQVIYVDVLLGTNLFVDFCLLLLNAKFLHLEPKKGRLILGASVGAIGSLIVLVPTMETWVSFIYQLLLAAIITYCAFGFCGRALFLRQLLSFYVMSFAFAGIMLVLWYFLAPKGLFIKNNVVYFDVPPVLFIVLVGVCYFIMRIFHRITGRGAVANIDGTLELSFDGEKRKLRCKVDTGCALKEPFSGLPVIVAERKALPQLPKTPPRPIPFSSVGGDGLMRAWKPSNAQVLIGEKEKKLGPCYVAVSDSKLSGGDYEALIPPELLDDFM; encoded by the coding sequence GTGCAGGTAATCTATGTGGATGTCCTTCTGGGAACAAATCTCTTTGTGGATTTTTGCCTCCTGCTTTTAAATGCAAAATTTCTGCATTTGGAGCCGAAAAAAGGGAGACTGATTTTGGGAGCATCGGTGGGAGCGATAGGATCTTTGATTGTACTTGTTCCCACGATGGAGACGTGGGTTAGTTTTATTTATCAGCTGCTTTTGGCGGCAATCATTACATATTGTGCGTTTGGATTTTGTGGGAGAGCTTTATTTTTAAGGCAGCTGCTTTCTTTTTATGTAATGAGTTTTGCTTTTGCAGGGATTATGCTAGTCCTTTGGTATTTTTTGGCGCCAAAAGGTCTTTTTATTAAAAACAATGTTGTGTATTTTGATGTGCCTCCGGTTTTGTTTATTGTATTAGTCGGTGTTTGTTATTTTATCATGCGGATTTTTCACAGAATTACCGGCAGAGGAGCTGTAGCCAATATAGATGGGACTTTAGAGCTTTCCTTTGACGGAGAAAAAAGGAAACTGCGGTGCAAAGTGGATACTGGATGCGCCTTAAAAGAACCATTTTCAGGATTGCCGGTAATTGTTGCCGAACGAAAAGCTTTGCCACAGCTTCCGAAAACGCCGCCGCGTCCGATCCCTTTTTCCAGCGTTGGAGGAGATGGTCTTATGCGGGCGTGGAAACCCAGCAATGCGCAGGTCCTAATTGGAGAAAAAGAAAAAAAATTAGGTCCCTGCTATGTGGCCGTATCAGACAGCAAACTTTCCGGTGGAGATTACGAAGCGTTGATACCGCCGGAATTATTAGATGATTTTATGTAA
- a CDS encoding C39 family peptidase, with protein MENNYHSRHDRKKHRKQISGLLVVICCCVGILVACLKFGVFNLEKSVEDSASKGDTLSEESSQKSSEEAETDDFSPGNISWEKDENGVHLDVPYLNQDDLLPSGCELVSSLMLLEYYHYTYTVDDIIDNLDMGNLSEIDDPNYDYAGPSPEECFVGNPLNGDGFGCFPPVIQKMMNRLLKGGQQAVDTSGESLDDLAKQYLDQGKPVLIWTTISWGAAYPSDTWLLTKPGVYSIPEEDVSSSLITDQTYTWPANEHCVVFVGYDEDNFYFNDPYADSGMVSYSKEQANQCYETMGHRSLAVE; from the coding sequence ATGGAAAATAATTACCACAGCAGACACGATCGCAAGAAGCACCGAAAGCAAATTTCGGGGCTTCTTGTTGTTATTTGCTGTTGCGTTGGAATTCTTGTTGCATGCTTGAAATTTGGAGTTTTTAATCTGGAAAAATCAGTAGAAGATTCAGCATCGAAAGGGGACACCCTTTCAGAAGAATCCTCACAGAAATCTTCGGAAGAAGCAGAAACAGACGACTTTTCCCCGGGAAATATTTCCTGGGAAAAAGATGAAAATGGAGTGCATCTGGATGTTCCGTATTTGAATCAAGACGATTTGCTGCCTTCCGGTTGTGAATTAGTTAGCTCTTTGATGCTGTTGGAGTATTATCATTATACTTATACAGTAGATGATATTATTGATAATCTTGATATGGGAAATCTCTCGGAAATTGATGATCCTAATTATGATTATGCCGGACCCAGCCCAGAAGAATGTTTTGTGGGAAATCCTTTAAATGGAGATGGATTTGGGTGCTTTCCACCGGTGATCCAAAAAATGATGAATCGGCTTTTAAAGGGTGGGCAGCAAGCGGTTGATACCAGCGGAGAGAGCCTTGATGACCTCGCAAAACAATATCTTGATCAAGGAAAACCGGTTCTGATTTGGACAACTATATCATGGGGCGCTGCATATCCATCTGATACTTGGCTTTTGACGAAGCCCGGTGTCTATTCGATTCCGGAAGAAGATGTTTCTTCCAGTTTGATCACGGATCAGACTTATACATGGCCGGCCAATGAGCACTGCGTAGTCTTTGTTGGCTATGATGAAGACAATTTTTATTTTAATGATCCATATGCAGACAGTGGAATGGTTTCCTACTCTAAAGAACAGGCGAATCAGTGCTACGAAACAATGGGACATCGTAGTCTTGCTGTGGAATAA